From Pseudoalteromonas rubra, one genomic window encodes:
- a CDS encoding alpha/beta hydrolase, whose amino-acid sequence MSDKIYFKSDSRFNLKKHMLNVMTRAHHRVAPRHAEKTAIKLLLTPVRAKPKNTVPSDMIEESIPSREGLLKTYRMGSGPVWVFTHGWSGSANQFFPLMQYIAQQGYTALAFDHPAHGSSEGSVGHLPAFVSGLEAVLESTDQVKGVIAHSMGCAAAIECKHPTLINKPLLLIAPLLDYVSNLFGSIERSGYSMRLFRSVVSKVENEYNYPMASVDPFEKLKNKTAPCIIVHDKHDKFAQFAVSKQAATKMPKVKLIETQGLGHGRILQSQQAQEAFDELITA is encoded by the coding sequence ATGAGTGACAAAATTTACTTTAAATCAGACAGCAGGTTTAATCTCAAAAAACATATGCTCAATGTGATGACTCGCGCACATCATAGAGTCGCTCCCAGACATGCAGAAAAAACCGCGATTAAATTACTACTCACACCGGTGCGGGCTAAGCCAAAAAATACGGTACCAAGTGATATGATTGAAGAAAGTATCCCATCAAGAGAAGGGTTACTTAAAACATACCGGATGGGAAGCGGACCCGTTTGGGTATTCACTCATGGCTGGTCTGGCAGTGCCAATCAGTTCTTTCCATTGATGCAATACATCGCACAGCAAGGTTATACCGCTTTGGCCTTTGATCATCCGGCTCATGGCAGCAGTGAAGGTTCAGTGGGCCACCTGCCCGCTTTTGTGTCTGGGCTGGAAGCTGTGCTGGAGAGCACAGATCAGGTAAAAGGTGTTATAGCACACAGTATGGGCTGCGCAGCCGCAATTGAATGTAAACACCCCACGCTTATCAACAAACCACTGCTGTTGATTGCACCTTTGTTAGATTATGTCAGTAACTTATTTGGCAGTATTGAACGTTCAGGCTATTCAATGCGCTTGTTTCGCTCCGTCGTCAGTAAAGTTGAAAATGAATACAACTATCCAATGGCATCAGTCGATCCATTTGAGAAGTTGAAAAACAAAACGGCCCCCTGCATTATCGTCCATGATAAGCATGACAAATTCGCGCAGTTTGCCGTATCTAAACAAGCAGCCACTAAAATGCCTAAGGTCAAACTCATAGAAACGCAGGGTCTGGGGCATGGCCGAATTTTACAGAGCCAACAAGCACAAGAAGCATTTGACGAATTGATAACCGCATAG
- a CDS encoding DMT family transporter, with protein sequence MNTHILFALSLVLTVQILSTLGTVIIKYMGTEVAFFQLILYRQLASSLLVIPFLYKMFGALKPPAHKRIHLLRGVLIAIGNITFMIAIVNLPLLTVTAIVYLSPIFLVIMSHFVIKEQYTFQKLMSALAGFIGILIITNPSQINIYGFVALLTALALALNNACMKYVAHKEHPLETLFWSNLYTIILMIPLCLWEGTPVSAHLVFNGGALGVLYVVMTYLIIKAYQMCDASLLAPAEYTGLVFASITGYVLFFEPTSPVAAVGIVLIILSVLAPARLRSSSVKQVNQLPSNPTPENDTNKL encoded by the coding sequence ATGAATACACACATCTTATTTGCGCTGTCTTTAGTGTTAACAGTGCAAATTTTAAGTACTTTAGGCACAGTGATCATCAAGTATATGGGAACGGAAGTCGCGTTTTTCCAACTCATCTTATATCGTCAACTGGCCTCAAGCCTGCTGGTCATTCCTTTTTTATATAAAATGTTTGGCGCATTGAAGCCACCAGCACACAAACGTATACACCTGCTCAGAGGCGTATTGATTGCTATCGGGAACATCACCTTCATGATTGCAATCGTCAATTTGCCGCTGTTGACGGTAACCGCTATCGTTTATCTGTCCCCGATCTTTCTGGTAATAATGAGCCACTTTGTGATCAAAGAGCAATATACCTTTCAAAAGCTGATGTCTGCGCTCGCCGGGTTTATTGGGATCTTAATTATCACCAATCCATCACAAATTAACATATATGGTTTCGTCGCACTGCTCACCGCCCTGGCATTGGCACTTAATAATGCCTGTATGAAGTACGTTGCACACAAAGAACACCCTCTCGAAACTTTATTCTGGTCAAATTTATACACCATTATTCTGATGATCCCCCTGTGTCTGTGGGAAGGTACGCCCGTTTCAGCACATTTGGTTTTCAATGGCGGCGCTTTAGGTGTGCTATATGTGGTTATGACATATCTGATTATTAAAGCTTACCAAATGTGTGACGCAAGTTTGCTGGCCCCGGCTGAGTACACCGGATTGGTATTTGCTTCAATCACTGGATATGTGCTGTTCTTTGAACCCACCTCCCCTGTTGCAGCAGTGGGGATCGTACTCATTATTTTATCGGTTCTGGCTCCTGCACGACTGCGTTCATCATCAGTTAAACAGGTTAACCAATTGCCATCAAACCCGACACCTGAAAACGACACAAACAAACTATAA
- a CDS encoding methyltransferase domain-containing protein: MGKIYPFGYNDAAVNIMKTRTAQDNAKLFLNYAKPNMHILDVGCGPGSITIGLAQALPDCHIIGIDKEGSQLDIASEAALQHKVVNCSFEQASIFELPYENDSFDAVYGHTILMHFKEVEAALAEIRRVLKPGGYISFREVDFGSNIFYPSDSALAEVMGLFRRSFFHNDANPDLGRSLAHLLEQNGFSVKEFNISMSQATTLAQKEGMYQSMVSLWQQAEFPAQAVELGWITQDQRDAIPAQLIAEASQSHTLNSTCYVEVVATLT; this comes from the coding sequence GTGGGTAAAATCTATCCATTCGGTTACAATGATGCGGCGGTGAACATCATGAAAACCCGTACCGCACAGGATAATGCAAAATTATTTTTAAACTATGCAAAACCAAATATGCACATTCTGGACGTAGGCTGTGGTCCCGGCTCAATTACGATTGGACTGGCTCAGGCATTACCTGATTGCCACATTATTGGTATTGACAAAGAAGGCTCTCAATTAGACATTGCGTCGGAAGCAGCATTGCAGCACAAAGTAGTTAACTGTTCATTCGAGCAAGCCAGCATTTTTGAACTACCCTACGAAAATGACAGTTTTGATGCAGTATACGGGCACACTATTTTGATGCACTTCAAAGAAGTTGAAGCAGCATTGGCAGAGATCCGCCGGGTATTAAAACCAGGAGGCTACATTAGTTTCAGAGAAGTGGACTTTGGTTCCAATATTTTCTACCCATCAGATAGTGCTTTGGCCGAAGTGATGGGCTTATTTAGGCGCTCTTTTTTCCACAATGACGCCAACCCGGATTTAGGACGGTCCCTCGCACACCTGCTTGAGCAAAATGGCTTTTCTGTCAAAGAGTTTAATATCAGTATGTCACAGGCTACAACCCTTGCTCAAAAAGAAGGAATGTACCAGTCAATGGTTTCTTTGTGGCAACAAGCTGAGTTTCCTGCTCAGGCCGTTGAACTTGGCTGGATAACTCAGGACCAACGAGATGCCATTCCCGCGCAACTCATTGCTGAAGCGAGTCAATCACATACGCTTAATTCAACCTGTTATGTAGAGGTCGTCGCAACACTGACCTGA
- a CDS encoding pyridoxal phosphate-dependent decarboxylase family protein — translation MSDSHSKAAASVLPSINSDAVSEQDIDLIMSTMKELVMAEHAALSEPQDYLSISHQVAELCDSEDSICSQGVGVERALAAFASLLSQQGIPTNHKDYLAYVGSAPTPAAALMDGLLSSTGMIGSAWLGGAGLIWAENQALDWLCQLIGFEEKAGGSFVSGGTAGNLSALIAARSAARSKRSGSKLQGNNEVLVICDTAHASIVNCAYVLNIEVIQVAADAEGKFNAAAAQRTIEDLVQQGRGDDIVALVASAGATNTGQIDDLIGLGGLANDLNIWFHVDAAYGGAFLCIPELKKKFSGIELADSVIIDPHKGLFVPYDCCALLYRDPTHVPAAFEQSAAYLDQINATAEWNPMHYALHLSRRARGVPLWFSLSVYGTEAYANTLNKLLDLTHQIREQVQATKTLELIEHTDLTVVLISCNDWQQNDYEHWSNALLSKGLGFVVPTQYQGKSVLRLCVMNQRLSMEKISSLLADMVAYKAGKQENKHTSDLSRIEC, via the coding sequence TTGTCTGACTCACATAGTAAGGCCGCTGCTTCAGTGTTGCCATCCATTAACAGCGACGCTGTAAGCGAGCAGGACATTGACCTGATCATGTCTACAATGAAAGAACTGGTCATGGCTGAACACGCTGCGCTCAGCGAACCGCAGGACTACCTGTCTATCAGCCACCAGGTCGCTGAGTTATGTGATTCAGAAGACTCAATTTGTTCACAGGGTGTAGGGGTTGAGCGCGCTTTGGCGGCATTTGCTAGCTTGCTCTCTCAACAGGGAATACCAACGAATCACAAGGATTATCTTGCATACGTTGGTAGCGCGCCGACGCCAGCAGCTGCATTGATGGATGGCTTACTCTCATCAACTGGTATGATTGGTTCAGCGTGGTTAGGTGGCGCCGGGTTAATATGGGCAGAAAACCAAGCTTTGGATTGGCTCTGCCAGCTTATTGGCTTTGAAGAAAAAGCCGGTGGTAGCTTTGTATCTGGCGGTACGGCTGGTAATTTATCCGCGCTAATTGCGGCGCGAAGTGCTGCAAGGTCCAAGCGTTCCGGCTCAAAATTACAGGGTAACAATGAAGTCTTAGTGATCTGTGATACGGCTCATGCCTCAATCGTCAACTGTGCTTATGTGCTCAATATAGAAGTGATCCAAGTGGCTGCTGATGCCGAGGGTAAATTCAACGCGGCAGCGGCACAGCGTACCATTGAAGATCTCGTCCAGCAAGGTAGGGGTGATGATATAGTTGCGCTGGTCGCTTCTGCTGGCGCAACAAACACAGGTCAAATTGACGATTTGATTGGCCTGGGTGGATTGGCCAATGACCTGAATATTTGGTTCCATGTAGATGCAGCATATGGTGGGGCATTTTTGTGTATTCCTGAGTTAAAAAAGAAGTTTTCCGGGATAGAGCTAGCAGATTCAGTCATCATTGATCCACATAAGGGCTTGTTTGTGCCTTATGATTGCTGTGCATTACTGTATCGTGACCCTACACATGTGCCAGCAGCTTTTGAGCAAAGTGCTGCTTATTTGGATCAGATCAATGCAACTGCTGAATGGAACCCAATGCACTATGCGCTGCACTTATCACGCCGGGCCAGAGGTGTCCCTTTGTGGTTTTCTCTGAGTGTGTATGGTACAGAGGCGTATGCAAATACGTTGAACAAGCTACTTGATTTGACGCATCAAATTCGTGAACAAGTCCAGGCCACAAAAACACTGGAACTGATAGAACATACGGATCTGACCGTTGTACTAATCAGCTGCAACGATTGGCAACAGAATGATTATGAACATTGGAGTAACGCTTTGTTGTCTAAAGGCTTAGGTTTTGTGGTACCGACCCAGTATCAGGGGAAATCCGTGTTACGTTTGTGTGTGATGAATCAGCGCTTATCAATGGAAAAAATATCGTCCTTGCTGGCCGATATGGTGGCTTACAAAGCAGGAAAACAAGAGAACAAGCACACTTCAGACCTAAGTCGAATAGAGTGCTAG
- a CDS encoding L-rhamnose mutarotase: protein MNSEVGLKTYGFTIKLRNEAAKERYFQYHKSVWPEVHDALDDIGVRSVQIFFMDELTLFMHMETENDFVPYDSFAAAMGLHPRVQGWDDIMHMELLERWPENDSKTEWAVMNKIYHYDTRDVEIEGVDR, encoded by the coding sequence ATGAATAGTGAGGTTGGTTTGAAAACTTATGGCTTTACGATCAAGCTTCGTAATGAAGCTGCGAAAGAGCGCTACTTCCAGTATCACAAGTCCGTGTGGCCAGAAGTACACGATGCGCTTGATGATATAGGTGTTCGCTCGGTACAAATTTTCTTTATGGATGAGCTGACGTTATTCATGCATATGGAAACAGAAAATGACTTTGTGCCATATGACAGTTTTGCCGCGGCGATGGGGTTGCACCCCAGAGTTCAGGGTTGGGACGATATCATGCACATGGAATTGTTAGAGAGATGGCCAGAAAACGACAGCAAAACCGAATGGGCCGTAATGAACAAGATTTATCACTACGACACAAGAGACGTAGAAATAGAAGGAGTTGACCGATGA
- a CDS encoding L-rhamnose mutarotase: MKSYGFSINFKDDASREHYEALHRDVWPEVKDAFEKMGIKSMQLFHMPPLKLFMYIEADERLVIERDFKQYVNIGPKVKEWDELCGGLLKRLENNQGVTDWLPMEKIYAYDRRDHRVEF; the protein is encoded by the coding sequence ATGAAATCTTATGGATTCAGCATTAATTTCAAAGACGATGCCAGTCGTGAACACTACGAAGCGCTTCATCGAGATGTTTGGCCTGAGGTGAAGGATGCCTTTGAGAAAATGGGCATTAAATCGATGCAGCTTTTTCATATGCCGCCTTTAAAATTGTTTATGTATATCGAAGCCGATGAGCGATTGGTTATTGAGCGCGACTTTAAACAGTATGTGAATATCGGCCCTAAAGTTAAAGAGTGGGATGAGTTGTGTGGAGGTTTATTAAAGCGCCTGGAGAATAACCAGGGGGTCACAGATTGGCTACCCATGGAAAAAATCTATGCGTATGACAGGCGTGATCATCGCGTCGAATTTTAA
- a CDS encoding lysine N(6)-hydroxylase/L-ornithine N(5)-oxygenase family protein, with amino-acid sequence MQILDVVGVGFGPSNLALAIAIEEYNQSANTPLSMSFIERSAEFIWHKDMLIKDATIQVSFIKDLVTLRNPASEYSFLSYLKAQGRLLKFSNLKTFNPTRMEFCKYFRWAADKLPGVVQYSKRVIDVQPVGTESVNLWQVFYQHVESGEIESVFCRNLVIATGGTPKFPENIQPFPGKIWHSSGFLSNIAQFEHTGTPSFCVAGGGQSGAEIVEYLHANFPQATVHSVFGGFGYKPADESSFVNEIFDPDAVDVFYNVAAKRRDALLAELSQTNYNVVDIELIDKLYHIHYQEEVEGVPRLHFRRMTRVEDAKVTSNKVRVTLRDIHNDKAVTEHFDALIMATGYERASPHPLLDSLYGLIEFEQNKPIISRYFCVKTQAHVNARIILQGFSENAHGLTDTLLSTLSVRSEEILQNILDVPVNNESVTKPAATQDSAVKERNYEFI; translated from the coding sequence ATGCAAATACTGGACGTGGTTGGCGTAGGTTTTGGCCCTTCAAACCTGGCCTTAGCGATTGCTATTGAAGAGTATAACCAAAGTGCCAATACACCTTTGTCGATGAGTTTTATTGAACGCTCAGCAGAGTTCATTTGGCACAAGGATATGTTGATTAAAGACGCCACGATACAGGTGTCATTTATAAAGGACTTAGTAACGCTGCGTAACCCTGCCAGTGAGTATAGTTTCTTAAGTTATCTGAAAGCACAGGGTAGATTGCTGAAGTTCTCAAATCTGAAAACGTTTAACCCAACTCGTATGGAGTTTTGTAAGTATTTTAGATGGGCCGCCGACAAACTACCTGGTGTTGTGCAGTATTCAAAACGTGTGATAGATGTGCAGCCTGTTGGCACTGAGTCAGTGAATCTATGGCAGGTATTTTATCAACATGTGGAAAGCGGTGAGATAGAGTCAGTGTTTTGTCGAAATCTGGTTATTGCGACAGGTGGAACTCCTAAATTTCCGGAGAATATCCAACCTTTTCCAGGTAAAATTTGGCACAGTTCCGGGTTTTTATCGAATATTGCGCAGTTTGAACACACAGGTACTCCATCATTTTGCGTTGCTGGTGGAGGCCAGAGTGGAGCGGAGATCGTCGAGTACCTGCATGCCAACTTCCCGCAGGCAACCGTGCATTCCGTCTTTGGTGGGTTTGGCTACAAACCGGCCGATGAAAGCAGCTTTGTGAATGAGATTTTTGATCCAGACGCAGTGGATGTGTTTTATAACGTCGCAGCTAAACGCCGGGATGCACTGCTTGCGGAGTTGAGCCAGACTAACTATAACGTCGTAGATATTGAGTTAATTGATAAGCTTTATCATATTCATTATCAGGAAGAGGTCGAGGGCGTGCCACGTTTACATTTTCGTCGTATGACTCGTGTCGAAGACGCCAAAGTCACATCGAATAAAGTCAGGGTGACACTAAGAGATATCCACAATGACAAGGCCGTAACAGAGCACTTTGATGCGTTGATTATGGCAACAGGGTATGAGAGAGCGTCTCCCCACCCTTTGCTTGATTCATTGTATGGCTTGATTGAGTTTGAGCAAAACAAGCCGATTATCTCTCGGTACTTTTGTGTCAAAACGCAAGCGCATGTTAATGCCAGGATTATATTGCAAGGGTTCAGTGAAAATGCACATGGGCTTACTGATACCTTACTATCGACTCTGTCTGTTCGCAGCGAAGAGATCTTGCAAAATATTCTTGATGTTCCCGTCAATAATGAAAGTGTAACTAAGCCCGCGGCGACGCAGGATAGCGCGGTTAAGGAGCGTAATTATGAATTCATTTGA
- a CDS encoding NAD(P)/FAD-dependent oxidoreductase, with amino-acid sequence MNSFDVVVIGGGVVGAAAFHRLAQQGLKVALLEKDRLCQGATSYSGGIVRCFHSDPVLSDMAVQGYHYYRQFAEYTDSHCSLTETGFIYLDKPERNQALRSEVDRLSSVVEMHWLTDQDAKNQFPFLNISSGQGVVYEPGAGYMDTYETTIAWAKAGERAGGVVIEGCQVERLLMAKDQFQGLQTNMGPIYAAKVVVCAGPLSTTLLEQAGLQTSVYAQEIQVNRFKSDVFPKQHPAYIDDEYNLNGRPDREGAVLVGYPTFNRQLDLPKSPIAANHTQLICEQADKRFSWAEAMQSLGGYRCLDSYTQNGHGEIKFVNENENIVVAAGFSGGGFKLAPAIAQRVDELINHK; translated from the coding sequence ATGAATTCATTTGATGTCGTCGTGATCGGTGGTGGTGTGGTTGGAGCGGCAGCTTTCCATCGCCTGGCTCAGCAAGGTTTGAAGGTTGCTTTGCTTGAAAAAGACAGACTATGTCAGGGAGCAACTAGTTACTCTGGTGGGATCGTACGCTGTTTTCATTCGGATCCGGTGCTAAGTGATATGGCGGTACAGGGTTATCACTATTATCGCCAGTTTGCAGAGTATACCGACAGTCACTGTTCGCTCACAGAAACCGGTTTTATTTATCTGGATAAACCAGAAAGAAATCAGGCGCTCAGGAGTGAAGTTGACCGGTTGTCTTCAGTTGTAGAAATGCACTGGTTAACTGATCAGGATGCGAAAAATCAATTTCCTTTTTTGAACATCTCATCCGGACAAGGTGTTGTTTATGAGCCTGGTGCCGGCTATATGGACACCTATGAAACAACAATCGCCTGGGCAAAAGCGGGTGAGAGAGCTGGGGGCGTTGTGATTGAGGGGTGTCAGGTTGAAAGGCTGTTAATGGCAAAAGACCAGTTTCAGGGCTTACAAACCAATATGGGACCTATCTATGCAGCCAAGGTTGTGGTGTGTGCGGGACCATTGTCCACTACTTTATTAGAACAAGCCGGCTTACAGACCTCAGTGTATGCTCAGGAAATTCAGGTAAACCGATTTAAAAGTGACGTTTTCCCGAAACAACACCCGGCTTACATTGATGACGAATATAACCTGAATGGGCGTCCAGACAGAGAGGGCGCGGTCCTGGTCGGGTACCCGACATTTAACCGCCAACTGGACTTGCCTAAATCGCCTATTGCTGCAAACCACACTCAACTGATTTGCGAGCAGGCGGATAAGCGATTTAGCTGGGCTGAGGCCATGCAGAGTTTGGGAGGCTATCGGTGTTTAGATTCCTATACCCAGAACGGGCATGGAGAAATCAAGTTTGTGAACGAAAACGAGAACATTGTTGTCGCAGCCGGATTCAGTGGTGGCGGATTTAAGCTTGCCCCGGCGATTGCGCAACGTGTAGACGAATTAATAAATCATAAGTAA